In one window of Gouania willdenowi chromosome 8, fGouWil2.1, whole genome shotgun sequence DNA:
- the LOC114468974 gene encoding putative WEB family protein At1g65010, chloroplastic yields MDQKPAMNITFGDFVDSETLFNKFRGASFQQPKQARRKKVKMQKMKGDQPSSPGDKGDDEQVNHPPVTVPVSPCEPDYTLLPDQAPPGCITCEEMTHKASFTRCQMELRDRDLDNLKLALDVSKKEFHEQKEQWEEERTMLMKKETESDSMVKIQKEEISKLKLSLDQSKQELRRGVSNQMKMLEWQRKITSILQRQNPLIFNLTHSLDQTKEQVEEQTRELQHQETTISEAQKNVIIKDEELKVKDLLVREQNIENDVLRADLRQAQEKLKSKVCK; encoded by the exons atggatcaaaaaccagcgatgAACATTACTTTTGGTGACTTTGTGGATTCTGAGaccttatttaacaaattcAGAGGGGCGTCATTCCAACAACCAAAGCAAGCTCGTAGGAAGAAGGTTAAGATGCAGAAGATGAAGGGagaccaaccatcatctcctggagacaagggtgatgatgaacaaGTCAACCATCCACCAGTGaccgtaccagtgagtccctgtgaaccagACTACACACTGTtacctgaccaagcaccaccagggtgtatcactTGTGAAGAGATGACACACAAGGCATCATTTACAAGGTGCCAGATGGAATTACGAGACAGGGACCTGGACAACCTCAAACTGGCTCTGGACGTTTCCAAAAAGGAGTTCCATGAGCAGAAAGAACAATGGGAAGAGGAACGAACGATGTTGATGAAGAAGGAAACAGAATCAGATTCCATGGTTAAAATCCAGAAGGAGGAAATCTCCAAGCTCAAGCTTAGCCTGGACCAATCGAAACAAGAGTTACGCCGAGGTGTGTCTAACCAGATGAAGATGCTGGAGTGGCAGCGGAAAATCACCTCCATCCTTCAGCGTCAGAATCCGCTGATCTTCAATCTCACACACTCACTGGATCAGACCAAAGAACAAGTAGAGGAGCAAACCAGGGAGCTTCAGCACCAGGAAACAACA ATATCAGAAGCTCAGAAGAACGTCATCATCAAAGACGAAGAGCTGAAAGTGAAGGATCTCCTCGTGCGTGAGCAGAACATTGAAAACGACGTTCTGAGGGCTGATCTCAGGCAGgcgcaggagaaattaaaaagcaaa GTGTGTAAATGA
- the LOC114468977 gene encoding putative WEB family protein At1g65010, chloroplastic: protein MDQKPAMNITFGDFVDSETLFNKFRGASFQKPKQARRKKVKMQKMKGDQPSSPGDKGDDEQVNHPPVTVPVSPCEPDYTLLPDQAPPGCITCEEMTHKASFTRCQMELRDRDLDNLKLALDVSKKEFHEQKEQWEEERTMLMKKETESDSMVKIQKEEISKLKLSLDQSKQELRRGVSNQMKMLEWQRKITSILQRQNPLIFNLTHSLDQTKEQVEEQTRELQHQETTISEAQKNVIIKDEELKVKDLLVREQNIENDVLRADLRQAQEKLKSQIF, encoded by the exons atggatcaaaaaccagcgatgAACATTACTTTTGGTGACTTTGTGGATTCTGAGaccttatttaacaaattcAGAGGGGCGTCATTCCAAAAACCAAAGCAAGCTCGTAGGAAGAAGGTTAAGATGCAGAAGATGAAGGGagaccaaccatcatctcctggagacaagggtgatgatgaacaaGTCAACCATCCACCAGTGaccgtaccagtgagtccctgtgaaccagACTACACACTGTtacctgaccaagcaccaccagggtgtatcactTGTGAAGAGATGACACACAAGGCATCATTTACAAGGTGCCAGATGGAATTACGAGACAGGGACCTGGACAACCTCAAACTGGCTCTGGACGTTTCCAAAAAGGAGTTCCATGAGCAGAAAGAACAATGGGAAGAGGAACGAACGATGTTGATGAAGAAGGAAACAGAATCAGATTCCATGGTTAAAATCCAGAAGGAGGAAATCTCCAAGCTCAAGCTTAGCCTGGACCAATCGAAACAAGAGTTACGCCGAGGTGTGTCTAACCAGATGAAGATGCTGGAGTGGCAGCGGAAAATCACCTCCATCCTTCAGCGTCAGAATCCGCTGATCTTCAATCTCACACACTCACTGGATCAGACCAAAGAACAAGTAGAGGAGCAAACCAGGGAGCTTCAGCACCAGGAAACAACA ATATCAGAAGCTCAGAAGAACGTCATCATCAAAGACGAAGAGCTGAAAGTGAAGGATCTCCTCGTGCGTGAGCAGAACATTGAAAACGACGTTCTGAGGGCTGATCTCAGGCAGgcgcaggagaaattaaaaagccaaa tattctag
- the LOC114468976 gene encoding putative WEB family protein At1g65010, chloroplastic, with protein sequence MDQKPAMNITFGDFVDSETLFNKFRGASFQKPKQARRKKVKMQKMKGDQPSSPGDKGDDEQVNHPPVTVPVSPCEPDYTLLPDQVPPGCITCEEMTHKASFTRCQMELRDRDLDNLKLALDVSKKEFHEQKEQWEEERTMLMKKETESDSMVKIQKEEISKLKLSLDQSKQELRRGVSNQMKMLEWQRKITSILQRQNPLIFNLTHSLDQTKEQVEEQTRELQHQETTISEAQKNVIIKDEELKVKDLLVREQNIENDVLRADLRQAQEKLKRQSDQHKQLLEVNANMLEVVKSKEQAYCSLEEQVIEKVTLLENALMEAQNQLKAKDVELEEERSSHAKKKPLRKRILQWFKRKTKR encoded by the exons atggatcaaaaaccagcgatgAACATTACTTTTGGTGACTTTGTGGATTCTGAGaccttatttaacaaattcAGAGGGGCGTCATTCCAAAAACCAAAGCAAGCTCGTAGGAAGAAGGTTAAGATGCAGAAGATGAAGGGagaccaaccatcatctcctggagacaagggtgatgatgaacaaGTCAACCATCCACCAGTGaccgtaccagtgagtccctgtgaaccagACTACACACTGTTACCTGACCAAGtaccaccagggtgtatcactTGTGAAGAGATGACACACAAGGCATCATTTACAAGGTGCCAGATGGAATTACGTGACAGGGACTTGGACAACCTCAAACTGGCTCTGGACGTTTCCAAAAAGGAGTTCCATGAGCAGAAAGAACAATGGGAAGAGGAACGAACGATGTTGATGAAGAAGGAAACAGAATCAGATTCCATGGTTAAAATCCAGAAGGAGGAAATCTCCAAGCTCAAGCTTAGCCTGGACCAATCGAAACAAGAGTTACGCCGAGGTGTGTCTAACCAGATGAAGATGCTGGAGTGGCAGCGGAAAATCACCTCCATCCTTCAGCGTCAGAATCCGCTGATCTTCAATCTCACACACTCACTGGATCAGACCAAAGAACAAGTAGAGGAGCAAACCAGGGAGCTTCAGCACCAGGAAACAACA ATATCAGAAGCTCAGAAGAACGTCATCATCAAAGACGAAGAGCTGAAAGTGAAGGATCTCCTCGTGCGTGAGCAGAACATTGAAAACGACGTTCTGAGGGCTGATCTCAGGCAGgcgcaggagaaattaaaacgtcaaagtgatcaacacaagcaactgttggaggtgaacgccaacatgttagaagtggtgaaatcgaaggagcaggcctactgcagtctggaggagcaggtgatAGAAAAGGTGACCCTGCTGGAGAACGCCCTGATGGaagcacagaaccaactgaaagccaaagatgtggaattagaagaagagcggtccagccacgctaaaaagaaaccaCTACGGAAAAGAATCCTCCAGTGGTTTAAGAGGAAAACCAAACGTTAG